From Ancylobacter pratisalsi, one genomic window encodes:
- the rpsL gene encoding 30S ribosomal protein S12 translates to MPTINQLIRKPREAQKARNKVPALQASPQKRGVCTRVYTTTPKKPNSALRKVAKVRLTNGYEVIGYIPGEGHNLQEHSVVMIRGGRVKDLPGVRYHIIRGVLDTQGVKNRKQRRSKYGAKRPK, encoded by the coding sequence GTGCCGACGATCAACCAGCTGATCCGCAAGCCGCGGGAAGCCCAGAAAGCCCGGAACAAGGTTCCGGCACTTCAGGCCAGCCCGCAGAAGCGCGGCGTTTGCACCCGCGTCTACACCACGACCCCGAAGAAGCCGAACTCGGCCCTTCGTAAGGTCGCCAAGGTTCGTTTGACCAATGGCTATGAAGTCATCGGTTACATCCCTGGTGAAGGCCATAACCTTCAGGAGCACTCCGTGGTGATGATCCGCGGCGGCCGCGTGAAGGACCTTCCGGGCGTGCGCTACCACATCATCCGTGGCGTGCTCGACACCCAGGGCGTCAAGAATCGTAAGCAGCGCCGTTCGAAGTACGGCGCCAAGCGGCCGAAGTGA
- the rpoB gene encoding DNA-directed RNA polymerase subunit beta, protein MAQTFTGRKRVRKFFGKIQEVAEMPNLIEVQKASYDQFLQILEPKGGRADDGIQAVFKSVFPISDFSGAAMLEFVRYDFELPKYDVDECRQRGMTFAAPLKVTLRLIVFDIDPDSGSKSVKDIKEQDVYMGDIPLMTSNGTFIVNGTERVIVSQMHRSPGVFFDHDKGKTHSSGKLLFAARIIPYRGSWLDIEFDAKDIVFARIDRRRKIPVTSLLFALGLAGEEILSTFYDTITYTRTKGGWRMPFDPKRMKGYKAISDLVDADTGEVVIEAGKKVTVRQARLLAESGLKALKIPEEEMIGHYVAEDMVNPENGEIHVEAGEEVTEKLLKQLEELGYDELPILDIDHVNIGAYIRNTLAVDKNVTREDALFDIYRVMRPGEPPTVDSAQAMFHSLFFDSERYDLSAVGRVKMNMRLDLDAEDTVRVLRREDILAVIKTLVELRDGKGEIDDIDHLGNRRVRSVGELMENQYRVGLLRMERAIKERMSSVDIDTVMPQDLINAKPVAAAVREFFGSSQLSQFMDQTNPLSEITHKRRLSALGPGGLTRERAGFEVRDVHPTHYGRICPIETPEGPNIGLINSLATFARVNKYGFIEAPYRRVKDSQVQDEVVYLSAMEEGKYHVAQANIPLDAEGRFTEDLIVCRHAGDVLLVTPDRVDFMDVSPKQLVSVAAALIPFLENDDANRALMGSNMQRQAVPLVRADAPFVGTGMEAVVARDSGAAIGARRTGVVDQVDATRIVIRATEENDPSKSGVDIYRLQKFQRSNQSTCINQRPLVRVGDRVSKGDIIADGPSTDLGDLALGRNILVAFMPWNGYNFEDSILLSENISKGDIFSSIHIEEFEVMARDTKLGPEEITRDIPNVSEEALKNLDEAGIVYIGAEVQAGDILCGKITPKGESPMTPEEKLLRAIFGEKAADVRDTSLRVPPGVTGTIVEVRVFNRHGVDKDERAQAIEREEIERLAKDRDDEQAILDRNVFGRLAEILDGKTGIAGPKGFKKDTVLTRTVLTDYPRSQWWQFAIADDQIMTELEAIRNQYDESKKRLEQRFLDKVEKLQRGDEMPPGVMKMVKVFIAVKRKIQPGDKMAGRHGNKGVVSRIVPVEDMPFLEDGTPVDMVLNPLGVPSRMNVGQILETHLGWACAGLGRVIDNAIEKYREANDIAPLKTAFTEIYGPDETIDSLDEEGLVELGSNLRRGVPIATPVFDGAREADIERMLELAGLDKSAQSTLFDGRTGEQFDRKVTVGYIYMLKLHHLVDDKIHARSIGPYSLVTQQPLGGKAQFGGQRFGEMEVWALEAYGAAYTLQEMLTVKSDDVAGRTKVYEAIVRGDDTFEAGIPESFNVLVKEMRSLGLNVELMNSKTQAAVPGAGESMPAAE, encoded by the coding sequence ATGGCGCAGACGTTCACCGGTCGTAAGCGGGTCCGCAAGTTTTTCGGCAAGATCCAGGAAGTCGCAGAGATGCCGAACCTTATTGAGGTTCAGAAGGCATCCTACGACCAGTTCCTGCAGATCCTTGAGCCGAAGGGCGGTCGCGCGGACGACGGCATTCAGGCGGTTTTCAAGTCGGTTTTCCCGATCTCGGACTTTTCGGGCGCAGCCATGCTCGAATTTGTCCGCTACGATTTCGAGTTGCCGAAGTATGACGTGGATGAGTGCCGCCAGCGCGGCATGACATTCGCAGCGCCGCTGAAGGTGACGCTTCGTCTCATCGTGTTCGATATCGACCCCGATTCCGGCTCCAAGTCCGTTAAGGACATCAAGGAGCAGGACGTCTATATGGGCGACATCCCGCTGATGACCTCGAACGGTACGTTCATCGTGAACGGCACCGAGCGCGTGATCGTCTCGCAGATGCATCGTTCCCCGGGCGTGTTCTTCGATCACGACAAGGGCAAGACGCACTCCTCGGGCAAGCTTCTCTTCGCCGCCCGCATCATTCCCTATCGCGGTTCCTGGCTCGATATCGAGTTCGACGCCAAGGACATCGTGTTCGCGCGTATCGACCGTCGCCGCAAGATTCCGGTGACGAGCCTTCTGTTCGCCCTCGGCCTCGCCGGCGAAGAGATTCTGAGCACCTTCTACGACACCATCACCTACACCCGCACCAAGGGCGGATGGCGCATGCCGTTCGATCCCAAGCGGATGAAGGGCTACAAGGCCATCAGCGATCTGGTCGACGCCGATACCGGCGAAGTCGTGATCGAGGCCGGCAAGAAGGTGACCGTTCGTCAGGCCCGCCTGCTGGCGGAAAGTGGCCTGAAGGCGCTGAAGATCCCGGAAGAAGAGATGATCGGCCATTACGTGGCCGAGGACATGGTGAACCCCGAGAACGGCGAGATCCACGTCGAAGCCGGCGAGGAAGTCACCGAGAAGCTGCTGAAGCAGCTTGAGGAGCTCGGCTATGACGAGCTGCCGATCCTCGACATCGATCATGTCAATATCGGCGCCTATATCCGCAACACGCTGGCCGTCGACAAGAACGTCACCCGCGAGGATGCGCTGTTCGACATCTATCGCGTGATGCGTCCGGGCGAGCCGCCCACAGTCGATTCCGCGCAGGCCATGTTCCACTCGCTGTTTTTCGACAGCGAGCGCTATGATCTGTCCGCTGTCGGCCGCGTCAAGATGAACATGCGCCTCGACCTCGACGCCGAGGACACCGTGCGCGTGCTGCGCCGCGAGGACATTCTCGCGGTCATCAAGACGCTGGTGGAACTGCGCGACGGCAAGGGCGAGATCGACGACATCGACCATCTCGGCAACCGCCGTGTGCGTTCTGTCGGCGAGCTGATGGAAAATCAGTACCGCGTCGGCTTGCTGCGCATGGAGCGCGCCATCAAGGAACGTATGTCGTCCGTCGACATCGACACCGTGATGCCGCAGGACCTGATCAACGCGAAGCCCGTCGCAGCGGCGGTGCGCGAGTTCTTCGGTTCCTCGCAGCTCTCGCAGTTCATGGATCAGACCAACCCGCTCTCGGAGATCACCCACAAGCGTCGCCTTTCGGCGCTTGGACCGGGCGGTCTGACGCGCGAGCGTGCCGGCTTCGAGGTGCGCGACGTGCACCCGACGCATTACGGCCGCATCTGCCCGATCGAGACGCCGGAAGGCCCCAACATCGGCCTCATCAACTCGCTGGCGACCTTTGCCCGCGTCAACAAGTACGGCTTCATCGAGGCGCCCTATCGCCGCGTGAAGGACAGCCAGGTTCAGGACGAAGTGGTCTATCTCTCCGCCATGGAGGAGGGGAAGTACCACGTCGCGCAGGCCAACATTCCGCTCGACGCGGAAGGCCGCTTCACCGAAGACCTGATCGTGTGCCGCCATGCCGGCGACGTGCTTCTGGTCACCCCGGACCGCGTCGACTTCATGGACGTGTCGCCCAAGCAGCTGGTGTCTGTCGCCGCGGCGCTGATTCCGTTCCTTGAGAACGACGACGCCAACCGCGCGCTGATGGGATCGAACATGCAGCGCCAGGCGGTGCCGCTGGTTCGCGCCGATGCGCCGTTTGTCGGCACCGGCATGGAAGCCGTGGTCGCCCGTGACTCGGGTGCCGCCATCGGCGCCCGCCGCACCGGCGTCGTCGACCAGGTGGACGCGACCCGTATCGTCATCCGCGCGACGGAAGAGAACGATCCGTCGAAGTCGGGCGTCGACATCTACCGGCTGCAGAAGTTCCAGCGTTCCAACCAGTCGACCTGCATCAACCAGCGTCCGCTGGTGCGTGTCGGCGACCGGGTGAGCAAGGGCGACATCATCGCGGATGGTCCCTCGACCGACCTCGGCGATCTGGCGCTCGGCCGGAACATCCTCGTCGCGTTCATGCCGTGGAATGGCTACAACTTCGAGGACTCGATTCTCCTGTCCGAGAACATTTCGAAGGGCGACATCTTCTCGTCGATCCATATCGAAGAGTTCGAGGTGATGGCCCGCGACACCAAGCTGGGTCCCGAGGAAATCACGCGCGACATTCCGAACGTGTCGGAAGAAGCGCTGAAGAACCTGGATGAGGCCGGCATCGTCTATATCGGTGCCGAGGTTCAGGCGGGTGACATCCTCTGCGGCAAGATCACGCCGAAGGGCGAGAGCCCGATGACGCCGGAGGAGAAGCTTCTCCGCGCCATCTTCGGTGAAAAGGCTGCCGACGTGCGCGACACCTCGCTGCGCGTGCCCCCGGGCGTGACGGGAACCATCGTCGAAGTGCGCGTGTTCAATCGCCACGGCGTCGACAAGGACGAGCGCGCCCAGGCTATCGAGCGCGAGGAGATCGAGCGTCTCGCCAAGGATCGCGACGACGAGCAGGCGATCCTTGATCGTAACGTCTTCGGTCGTCTGGCCGAGATTCTGGACGGCAAGACCGGCATTGCCGGGCCCAAGGGCTTCAAGAAGGATACGGTCCTCACCCGCACGGTGCTGACCGACTATCCGCGCAGCCAGTGGTGGCAGTTCGCGATCGCCGACGACCAGATCATGACTGAGCTGGAAGCGATCCGGAATCAGTACGATGAGTCGAAGAAGCGCCTTGAGCAGCGCTTCCTCGACAAGGTCGAGAAGCTGCAGCGCGGCGATGAAATGCCGCCCGGCGTGATGAAGATGGTCAAGGTCTTCATCGCCGTGAAGCGCAAGATCCAGCCGGGCGACAAGATGGCCGGCCGGCACGGCAACAAGGGCGTGGTTTCGCGCATTGTTCCGGTCGAGGACATGCCGTTCCTTGAGGACGGCACCCCGGTCGACATGGTGCTCAACCCGCTCGGCGTGCCCTCGCGCATGAATGTCGGGCAGATCCTGGAGACCCATCTGGGCTGGGCCTGCGCGGGTCTTGGCCGGGTGATCGACAACGCGATCGAGAAATATCGCGAGGCGAACGACATTGCTCCGCTGAAGACGGCGTTCACGGAGATCTACGGCCCGGACGAGACCATCGACTCCCTCGACGAAGAGGGACTCGTGGAGCTCGGTTCGAACCTGCGTCGCGGCGTGCCGATTGCCACCCCGGTGTTCGACGGTGCCCGCGAAGCGGACATCGAGCGCATGCTGGAGCTGGCAGGTCTCGACAAGTCGGCCCAGTCGACGCTGTTCGATGGACGGACCGGCGAGCAGTTCGATCGTAAGGTGACGGTCGGCTACATCTACATGCTGAAGCTGCATCATCTCGTCGACGACAAGATCCATGCACGCTCGATCGGCCCGTACTCGCTCGTCACCCAGCAGCCGCTGGGCGGAAAGGCGCAGTTCGGCGGACAGCGTTTCGGCGAAATGGAGGTGTGGGCGCTCGAAGCCTACGGCGCCGCCTACACGCTGCAGGAAATGCTGACCGTGAAGTCGGACGACGTGGCTGGCCGCACCAAGGTCTACGAGGCCATCGTGCGCGGCGACGACACCTTCGAGGCGGGCATTCCCGAGAGCTTCAACGTGCTCGTCAAGGAAATGCGCTCCCTGGGTCTGAATGTGGAGTTGATGAACTCCAAGACCCAGGCCGCGGTGCCCGGCGCCGGCGAAAGCATGCCGGCTGCGGAATGA
- the rpoC gene encoding DNA-directed RNA polymerase subunit beta', with protein sequence MNQEVMNLFSPATPAPTFDQIKISIASPEKILSWSFGEIKKPETINYRTFKPERDGLFCARIFGPIKDYECLCGKYKRMKYKGIICEKCGVEVTLSRVRRERMGHIELAAPVAHIWFLKSLPSRIGLLLDMTLKDLERILYFEYYCVIEPGLTPLKERQLLSEVDYLRAQEEYGDDSFTALIGAEAIRELLRSMDLEKIAGNLRKEIAEATTELKPKKLAKRLKIVEAFQLSGNKPEWMILTHVPVIPPDLRPLVPLDGGRFATSDLNDLYRRVINRNNRLKRLIELKAPDIIIRNEKRMLQESVDALFDNGRRGRVITGANKRPLKSLADMLKGKQGRFRQNLLGKRVDYSGRSVIVVGPELKLHQCGLPKKMALELFKPFIYSRLDAKGLSSTVKQAKKLVEKERPEVWDILDEVIREHPVMLNRAPTLHRLGIQAFEPVLIEGKAIQLHPLVCAAFNADFDGDQMAVHVPLSIEAQLEARVLMMSTNNILHPANGAPIIVPSQDIVLGLYYLTMMRDNEPGEGMAFANMGEIDHALANKVITLHTKVRGRYIGVDEEGKPVSKIYETTAGRMKLGELLPKNSKTSFDVVNKLMTKKEISNMIDTVYRHCGQKETVIFCDRIMTLGFTNAFRAGISFGKDDMVVPAKKWDMVEETRSLTKEYEQQYNEGLITQGEKYNKVVDAWGKCSARLADEMMAEISSVKIDAETGRAKPINSIYMMAHSGARGSREQMRQLAAMRGLMAKPSGEIIETPIISNFKEGLSVLEYFNSTHGARKGLADTALKTANSGYLTRRLVDVAQDSIITVRDCGTDNGIAMRAIIDAGQIVATLGSRVLGRTVAEDVIEGATGNVIVPSGTMLDEADVERITKANVQEIKIRSVLTCEAKNGVCGTCYGRDLARGTPVNLGEAVGVIAAQSIGEPGTQLTMRTFHIGGAAQLSEQSFIEASFEGTVKIRNRNVVRNSEGALIAMSRNLSVLIIDHDGSEKAAHRIQFGAKLKVDEGDAIKRGQRIAEWDPYTRPILTEVEGTVGYEDLVEGASLSETVDESTGIAKRVVIDWRTGRGSELRPSIVIKGEDGKVLKLARGGDARYTLPVEAILSCDPGSAIKAGDVLARVPMESAKTRDITGGLPRVAELFEARRPKDAAIIAEIAGTIRFGKDYKNKRRVSIEPQDSNDDTSEYLIPKGKHIHLQDGDLVEKGDFIVDGNPAPHDILAIKGVEELAAYLVNEIQEVYRLQGVLINDKHIEVIVRQMLQKVEIDDPGESDLLTNEQIDASEMNELNEVLIAEGKKPASGHPVLLGITKASLQTRSFISAASFQETTRVLTEAAVNGKSDDLAGLKENVIVGRLIPAGTGAQMAKLRVTATTRDDLIAAQNEQDNAAAGVPQIEGPAAAE encoded by the coding sequence ATGAATCAAGAGGTCATGAATCTCTTTAGTCCGGCCACGCCGGCGCCGACTTTCGATCAGATCAAGATCTCGATCGCGAGTCCGGAGAAAATCCTGTCGTGGTCCTTCGGCGAGATCAAGAAGCCGGAGACGATCAACTACCGGACGTTCAAGCCCGAGCGCGATGGCCTGTTCTGCGCGCGCATCTTCGGGCCGATCAAGGATTACGAGTGCTTGTGCGGCAAGTACAAGCGCATGAAGTACAAGGGCATCATCTGCGAGAAGTGCGGCGTTGAGGTCACCCTCTCGCGCGTGCGCCGTGAGCGCATGGGCCACATCGAGCTGGCCGCTCCTGTCGCGCATATCTGGTTCCTGAAGTCGCTCCCGAGCCGCATCGGCCTGCTGCTCGACATGACGCTCAAGGACCTCGAGCGCATCCTGTACTTCGAATATTACTGCGTCATCGAGCCGGGTCTCACCCCGCTGAAGGAGCGTCAGCTCCTCTCGGAAGTGGACTATCTGCGTGCGCAGGAAGAATATGGCGATGACAGCTTCACCGCGCTGATCGGCGCGGAGGCGATCCGCGAGCTGCTGCGCAGCATGGATCTGGAGAAGATCGCCGGCAATCTGCGCAAGGAGATCGCCGAGGCGACCACCGAGCTGAAGCCGAAGAAGCTCGCCAAGCGCCTGAAGATCGTCGAGGCCTTCCAGCTCTCGGGCAACAAGCCCGAGTGGATGATCCTGACTCATGTTCCGGTCATTCCCCCGGACCTGCGTCCGCTGGTTCCGCTCGACGGCGGCCGCTTCGCCACGTCCGATCTGAACGACCTCTACCGTCGCGTGATCAACCGTAACAACCGCCTGAAGCGGCTGATCGAGCTGAAGGCGCCGGACATCATCATCCGCAACGAGAAGCGCATGCTTCAGGAGTCGGTGGATGCGCTGTTCGACAACGGCCGTCGCGGACGCGTCATCACGGGTGCCAACAAGCGCCCGCTGAAGTCGCTCGCCGACATGCTGAAGGGCAAGCAGGGCCGTTTCCGCCAGAACCTGCTCGGCAAGCGCGTCGACTATTCCGGCCGTTCGGTGATCGTCGTTGGTCCCGAGCTGAAGCTGCACCAGTGCGGCCTGCCGAAGAAGATGGCTCTCGAGCTGTTCAAGCCCTTCATCTATTCGCGTCTTGACGCGAAGGGCCTGTCCTCGACCGTGAAGCAGGCGAAGAAGCTCGTCGAAAAGGAGCGTCCCGAGGTGTGGGACATCCTCGACGAGGTGATCCGCGAGCATCCGGTAATGCTGAACCGCGCGCCCACGCTTCATCGTCTGGGCATCCAGGCGTTCGAGCCGGTGCTGATCGAGGGCAAGGCGATCCAGCTTCATCCGCTGGTCTGCGCCGCCTTCAACGCGGACTTCGACGGCGACCAGATGGCGGTGCACGTGCCGCTGTCGATCGAAGCGCAGCTTGAAGCGCGCGTGCTGATGATGTCGACCAACAACATCCTGCACCCCGCCAACGGCGCTCCGATCATCGTGCCGTCGCAGGACATCGTGCTCGGCCTCTATTATCTGACCATGATGCGCGACAACGAGCCCGGCGAGGGCATGGCGTTCGCGAACATGGGCGAGATCGACCACGCGCTCGCCAACAAGGTCATCACCCTGCACACCAAGGTGCGCGGGCGGTACATCGGCGTCGACGAGGAGGGCAAGCCCGTCTCGAAGATCTACGAGACCACCGCTGGCCGCATGAAGCTGGGTGAACTGCTGCCGAAGAACTCGAAGACCTCTTTTGACGTCGTCAACAAGCTGATGACGAAGAAAGAGATCTCCAACATGATCGACACCGTCTACCGCCACTGCGGTCAGAAGGAGACGGTCATCTTCTGCGACCGGATCATGACGCTTGGCTTCACCAACGCGTTCCGGGCCGGCATTTCCTTCGGCAAGGACGACATGGTCGTGCCTGCGAAGAAGTGGGACATGGTCGAAGAGACCCGCTCGCTCACGAAGGAATACGAGCAGCAGTACAATGAAGGCCTGATTACGCAGGGCGAGAAGTACAACAAGGTCGTGGATGCGTGGGGCAAGTGCTCCGCGCGCCTCGCCGACGAGATGATGGCCGAGATTTCCTCGGTCAAGATCGACGCCGAAACCGGCCGCGCCAAGCCGATCAACTCGATCTACATGATGGCGCACTCCGGTGCCCGTGGCTCGCGCGAGCAGATGCGCCAGCTGGCCGCCATGCGCGGCCTGATGGCCAAGCCGTCGGGCGAGATCATCGAGACGCCGATCATCTCGAACTTCAAGGAAGGCCTTTCGGTTCTCGAATACTTCAACTCGACCCACGGCGCTCGTAAGGGCCTCGCGGACACCGCGCTGAAGACCGCGAACTCGGGCTACCTCACCCGCCGTCTGGTGGACGTGGCGCAGGACAGCATCATCACGGTGCGCGACTGCGGTACGGACAACGGCATCGCCATGCGCGCCATCATCGACGCCGGGCAGATCGTTGCGACGCTGGGTTCGCGCGTCCTCGGCCGCACTGTGGCTGAAGACGTGATCGAGGGCGCCACCGGCAATGTCATCGTGCCGTCTGGCACGATGCTGGACGAGGCCGATGTCGAACGCATCACCAAGGCCAACGTCCAGGAGATCAAGATCCGCTCGGTGCTGACCTGCGAGGCCAAGAACGGCGTCTGCGGCACCTGCTACGGTCGCGATCTGGCACGTGGTACGCCGGTCAATCTCGGTGAGGCGGTCGGCGTCATCGCGGCGCAGTCGATCGGTGAGCCGGGCACCCAGCTCACCATGCGTACCTTCCACATCGGCGGCGCGGCGCAGCTTTCCGAGCAGTCCTTCATCGAGGCCTCTTTCGAGGGCACGGTGAAGATCCGCAACCGCAACGTGGTGCGGAACTCGGAGGGCGCGCTGATCGCCATGAGCCGCAACCTTTCCGTCCTGATCATCGATCACGACGGCTCGGAGAAGGCGGCGCACCGCATCCAGTTCGGCGCCAAGCTGAAGGTGGACGAGGGCGACGCCATCAAACGCGGCCAGCGTATCGCGGAGTGGGACCCCTATACCCGCCCGATCCTCACCGAGGTCGAGGGTACGGTCGGCTACGAGGATCTGGTGGAAGGTGCCTCGCTCAGCGAGACGGTCGACGAGTCGACCGGTATCGCCAAGCGCGTCGTCATCGACTGGCGTACGGGCCGTGGTTCGGAACTTCGTCCCTCGATCGTCATCAAGGGCGAAGATGGCAAGGTGCTGAAGCTGGCCCGTGGCGGCGATGCCCGCTACACGCTGCCGGTGGAGGCGATCCTTTCCTGCGATCCGGGTTCCGCGATCAAGGCGGGTGACGTGCTCGCCCGCGTGCCGATGGAAAGCGCCAAGACCCGCGACATCACCGGCGGTCTGCCGCGGGTGGCGGAGCTGTTCGAGGCACGGCGTCCGAAGGATGCGGCGATCATCGCCGAGATCGCGGGCACCATTCGCTTCGGCAAGGACTACAAGAACAAGCGTCGCGTCAGCATCGAGCCGCAGGACTCGAATGACGATACGTCCGAGTACCTGATCCCGAAGGGCAAGCACATCCATCTGCAGGATGGCGACCTCGTCGAGAAGGGCGACTTCATCGTCGACGGCAACCCGGCGCCGCACGACATTCTGGCGATCAAGGGCGTCGAGGAACTCGCCGCCTATCTGGTCAACGAAATCCAGGAGGTCTACCGGCTGCAGGGCGTGCTCATCAACGACAAGCACATCGAGGTGATCGTTCGCCAGATGCTGCAGAAGGTCGAGATCGATGATCCGGGCGAGAGCGACCTGCTCACCAATGAGCAGATCGACGCGTCCGAGATGAACGAACTCAACGAAGTGCTCATCGCCGAGGGCAAGAAGCCCGCCAGCGGCCATCCGGTGCTGCTGGGCATCACCAAGGCGAGCCTGCAGACGCGGTCCTTCATCTCCGCCGCCTCCTTCCAGGAGACGACGCGGGTGCTGACCGAGGCTGCGGTCAACGGCAAGTCCGATGATCTCGCCGGCCTGAAGGAAAACGTCATCGTCGGCCGTCTGATCCCGGCCGGTACTGGCGCCCAGATGGCGAAGCTGCGTGTTACCGCCACGACCCGCGACGACCTGATCGCCGCGCAGAACGAGCAGGATAACGCAGCCGCTGGTGTCCCTCAGATCGAGGGTCCCGCCGCCGCCGAGTGA
- the rplL gene encoding 50S ribosomal protein L7/L12, whose amino-acid sequence MADLSKLVDELSNLTVLEAAELAKLLEEKWGVSAAAAVAVAAAPAGAAAPAAEEQTEFTVVLAAAGDKKIEVIKEVRAITGLGLKEAKDLVEGAPKPVKEAVTKDEAEKLKAQLEKAGAKVELK is encoded by the coding sequence ATGGCTGATCTGTCGAAGCTCGTTGACGAGCTGTCCAACCTGACCGTTCTCGAGGCTGCCGAGCTCGCGAAGCTCCTCGAAGAGAAGTGGGGCGTTTCCGCCGCGGCCGCCGTGGCCGTTGCCGCTGCCCCGGCCGGCGCTGCCGCTCCGGCTGCCGAAGAGCAGACCGAGTTCACCGTTGTCCTGGCTGCCGCCGGCGACAAGAAGATCGAGGTCATCAAGGAAGTCCGCGCCATCACCGGCCTGGGCCTCAAGGAAGCCAAGGATCTGGTCGAAGGCGCTCCCAAGCCCGTCAAGGAAGCCGTCACCAAGGACGAAGCCGAGAAGCTCAAGGCCCAGCTCGAGAAGGCTGGCGCCAAGGTCGAGCTCAAGTGA
- the rplA gene encoding 50S ribosomal protein L1, whose product MAKISKRVRAVREGVDPTKLYGLDEALTLLKEKATAKFDETVEVALNLGVDPRHADQMVRGVCQLPNGSGRTVRVAVFARGAKADEALAAGADVVGAEDLLATVQGGTIEFDRCIATPDMMPLVGRLGKVLGPRGLMPNPKVGTVTMDVKGAVEAAKGGAVEFRVEKAGIIHAGIGKVSFPADKLAENIRAFADAVVRAKPTGAKGTYVQRIAVSSTMGPGLKIEPGTVLSAG is encoded by the coding sequence ATGGCAAAGATTTCCAAGCGTGTTCGCGCCGTCCGTGAGGGTGTTGATCCCACGAAGCTGTACGGCCTCGACGAGGCTCTGACGCTCCTCAAGGAGAAGGCCACCGCCAAGTTCGACGAGACCGTCGAAGTGGCGCTGAACCTCGGCGTCGACCCCCGCCATGCCGACCAGATGGTCCGTGGCGTGTGTCAGCTGCCGAACGGCTCGGGCCGTACCGTGCGCGTTGCCGTGTTCGCACGTGGCGCCAAGGCTGACGAAGCCCTGGCCGCGGGTGCCGACGTCGTGGGCGCCGAAGACCTGCTCGCGACCGTTCAGGGCGGCACGATCGAGTTCGATCGCTGCATCGCCACGCCGGACATGATGCCGCTGGTCGGCCGTCTGGGTAAGGTGCTCGGCCCGCGCGGCCTGATGCCGAACCCCAAGGTCGGCACGGTGACCATGGACGTGAAGGGTGCTGTCGAAGCCGCCAAGGGCGGCGCCGTCGAGTTCCGCGTCGAGAAGGCCGGCATCATCCACGCCGGCATCGGCAAGGTCTCGTTCCCGGCCGACAAGCTGGCTGAGAACATCCGCGCCTTCGCCGACGCGGTGGTCCGTGCCAAGCCGACCGGCGCCAAGGGCACCTATGTCCAGCGTATCGCCGTCTCCTCGACCATGGGCCCCGGCCTGAAGATCGAGCCGGGCACGGTACTGAGCGCGGGCTGA
- the rplJ gene encoding 50S ribosomal protein L10 gives MDRAQKEELVASLGEVFKTTSVVVVAHYSGLTVAQLSALRRQMRAAGATVKVAKNRLAKIALEGSDVAHVGSLLKGPTIIAYSSDPVAAPKIAVDFAKANDKFVILGGAFGKTALDVDGVKALATMPSLDELRAKLVGLIQAPATKIAQLTTAPAAKLARVFGAYAKENEAA, from the coding sequence GTGGATCGAGCACAAAAAGAAGAGCTCGTCGCGTCGCTGGGAGAGGTGTTCAAGACCACCTCTGTCGTCGTCGTGGCCCACTATTCCGGCCTCACCGTCGCCCAGCTGTCGGCCCTGCGCCGTCAGATGCGTGCGGCTGGTGCGACCGTGAAGGTGGCAAAGAACCGCCTCGCCAAGATCGCTCTCGAAGGTTCGGACGTCGCACATGTCGGTTCCCTGCTGAAGGGTCCGACGATCATCGCTTATTCGAGCGATCCTGTTGCGGCGCCGAAGATTGCTGTCGACTTTGCCAAGGCTAACGACAAGTTCGTGATCCTGGGCGGAGCCTTCGGCAAGACGGCCCTTGACGTGGATGGTGTGAAGGCCCTGGCCACCATGCCCTCCCTTGATGAACTGCGTGCGAAGCTGGTTGGCCTCATTCAGGCCCCGGCGACCAAGATCGCCCAGCTCACCACCGCGCCGGCGGCGAAGCTCGCCCGCGTGTTTGGGGCCTATGCCAAAGAGAACGAAGCCGCGTGA
- the rpsG gene encoding 30S ribosomal protein S7: MSRRHRAERREVTPDPKFGSEVLSRFMNAVMYDGKKSVAEKIVYGALDLVENRAKAEPLGVFTSALDNVSPAIEVRSRRVGGATYQVPVEVRPERRQALAIRWLIIAARARNEKTMVERLSGELLDASNNRGTAVKKREDTHRMAEANRAFSHYRW, encoded by the coding sequence ATGTCCCGTCGTCACCGTGCAGAGCGCCGCGAAGTCACCCCCGATCCGAAGTTCGGGAGTGAAGTGCTGAGCCGCTTCATGAACGCCGTCATGTATGACGGCAAGAAGTCGGTTGCCGAGAAGATTGTCTACGGCGCTCTCGATCTCGTTGAGAACCGTGCCAAGGCCGAGCCGCTGGGTGTGTTCACCTCGGCTCTGGATAATGTCAGCCCGGCCATCGAGGTGCGTTCGCGCCGCGTTGGTGGCGCCACCTACCAGGTGCCCGTCGAGGTTCGTCCCGAGCGTCGTCAGGCGCTGGCGATCCGTTGGCTGATCATTGCGGCGCGTGCTCGCAACGAAAAGACCATGGTCGAGCGTCTGTCGGGCGAACTGCTCGATGCCTCGAACAACCGCGGCACTGCCGTGAAGAAACGTGAAGATACGCACCGCATGGCGGAGGCAAACCGCGCCTTCTCTCACTATCGCTGGTGA